GTTGCTTGTCCACGGCCTTCGTCCCGGCCGTCTACACCGTGGTCTTCGTCGTCAGCGTGCCTCTCAACCTGCTCGCCGCCGCCATCTTCCTTCATCCGGTCCGTCCCAGGAAGCCCGCGGTCATCTACATGTTGAACCTGGCCTCTGCAGACCTACTCTTCGGCTTGCTCCTCCCCTTCAAGGTGGCCTACCGTTACCATGGCAACAACTGGACCTACGGCGCCTTCATGTGCAGGGTGGTGACGGCCGCCTTCTACTGCAACATGTACTGCTCGGTGCTGCTCATGGCGTGCATCGGCTTGGACCGCCTCCTGGCTGTCGTCTACCCCATGAAGTCGCTGACGTGGCGCAGCCCGCAGACGGCGTGGGCCACGTGCGCCGCCGTGTGGCTGCTGGCCGTGGCCGGCGCGGTGCCTCTTTTAGCGACGGTTCAGACGGCGCACCTGCCCCAACTGCGCATCACCACCTGCCACGACGTGCAAGACGCAATCGAACTCCAATCATATTATCGCTACTTCTTCCCCGTCTACTCGTCGGTGTTCTTCTTCATCCCCCTCGTCCTCACCGCGGCGTGCTACGTGCGCATCATCCACGCCTTGGCGGCCGCCAACATCGAGAACCGCTCCAAAAAGACTCGGGCGGTGGTGATGGCGGCGATCGTCCTGGTGGTGTTCGTGGTGTGCTTCACCCCTGCCAACGTGATCCTCATGATCCACTACGTCGACGTTGCGCACGCCTTTAGCGGCGACGCATCCTACCGGGCCTACCTGCTCGCCACGTGTGCGGGGAGCCTCAGCTGCTGCCTGGACCCGATGCTTTACTACTTCGGTTCGTCTCAGTGCAGGAAGCGGGTGGTGGCGCTGTTTGGACGCCGGCGTCCGCATCAGAACGCGAGCAGCATGCGCACGGAGAGTACCAGAACCAGCAGTCGCAGGGACAGCAGCAGGCCATGCAAGATGGAGGTTGGTCAAAGTGGGTCTGGGGGTCAGACTCAGTACAGCATGCTGGACACTTGACGAGGTTTATTTGTGTCTCGGTGGGACAGCAAGGAACACATTTATTTACTGAATAAAATCGATGTTGTTGCCTTTGTAACATTTGATTTGGTATGTTTGTAACCGGGTCAATTATGTCAtgtaaatataatgtattttataatgttgtattagtgttataattacacaagatgtgtaagttacatgaaAATGCCTGAAGGTTGTTTGATGTTTTGTCAatatgtggaaccattgtcttgTCGTGTCCCTCGTACTGCAATAATTGTTGTGACACCTGCTTATTTATTTGTGTTGGACACGCCCTTCTACTTCCCTTTTATCCACGATATCAACGGGAGAGGTAGGAGTCCATGCGACGACAGAAAAGTGTATTTGTCTCATTAAGAACTTGTCTTAAGTTCACTATTTCCTGTTCTGTATTATTAAGTTTGTGTAGTGGCTCGACTATTGGCAGAAAAAAATTGACAACGTCTGTAGTTCCTGCATCGTCAGATGCATTAACACAAGTGAAGTGCAGCTGAGCAGCGACCCCTGGTGTCGGTCGTGTTCATTAAATTCtacacacaacgcagaggaaaagaacACCGGCTACATCTTACTCCTATTTATGTATGGCAAGTACTTTGTCAGGCATGAATTCCTATTTACATATTATTGAGACCTATTGCGTCATATTACTGTTATTTTCAAGTAacacatttattatattttattttattcggtCCCCAGTCATTTCACTATCGTTTCCGTGGGCCCGAATATAGAACGGACGAGGGAGGAGCTAAAAAAGCGCGGGAGACGAGAAGAGGCGGCTGtgctgtgtgtgtgaaaaataaaGTGGAGTCAAGCGTGTCCTGCCTTTGTGGTACTTTTGCAAGGAAGACAACACAAATATCttgtaaatcagtgtttttcaatcttttctgagccaaggcacattttttttctttgaaaaaatcccgaatCACAcccaccagcagaaaatatacaaaaaatgaattgttgaatatgaattcaaaccataaccaaccatgcatcactatagctcttgtctcaaagtaagtgtgctgtcatgacctgtcacatcacgctgtaccttattttgatgttttttgtgtttccctgtgtgtagtgttttagttcttgtcttgcgcacctatatttggtggcttttcctgttttgttggtattttcctgtagcagtttcatgtcttccttgagcgctattccccacacctgcttggAATCAACAATCAAGACTGTAAGTTGttactatccttctttgtggggacattgttgattgtcatgtcatgtacggatgcactttgtggacgctgtaagtctttgttgtcgtccagcattctgtttttgtttactttgcagccagttaactttgttttattttgcatagccatccctaagcttcaatggcttttgttagcggcactcgccttttgtttatttttggttcaagcgttagatacctttttaccttcacactgcctcccgctgtcgtctgcatattgtgatcatgacaaaccatgttgacatctacaaagcaattatctacctgctgtcacctactgatatggaagagtattacacggttacgctgccgagctctagacagtgtagacactcaacaatggcacatttgcggattataattactagtttgcaaaaaatatttttaacccaattatgtGAAAtaacaatctcccacggcacacctgactgtatctcacggcacactagtgtgccgcggcacagtggttgaaaaacactgttctaaacAACTCAACTGTAACCCGACTTTAACCCACCGCCGTCGAAGTTGGTGAGAGACCAAAATATAAGGATTACATTTTGTGTATTTTTCTATACTTCATGTTTTGTACAATAGAACGTCGGGGTGCCTTGATCTGTTAGTGATAATATTGGCAAAATAAACCCAAGTGCAAGTAAAATTTACAAGCTATAAGCACCGTTTATTTGCGCAAAGCTCAACAGCCAGTGAGCATATAAATGTATCcattaaggaaaaaaaaaaattaaacttgaAAAAcagctttttcttttttgtgtcaaaaacataacaaaaatgaaCATCACCAGTCAACAGAAAGGGGTGAAAAAACACCGGAACGGGAAGTTATTCAAAGACAAAACTGCAGACTACCCGTTTATGTATGAAACTATGTTGACGTAAGCACTTAATTTGTGCACTTTGTTAAGGTAGTTCGTATTGGGCACTCTTTAAGTACCCTTACTGTGCACACAAAATGTACACACTTGTGCAGTTAAGGGCTTAGCTTGTGTATCTAAGTGCACTTAAATTGTTTAACTTGTACACTTGACACATGCACTTATTTTGCGCAAATAACCTTTAATAATTTGTAAGTGCACTTAGATTGTGTACGTGAGTGCACTAAAATTGTATATTTGCTTATTATTTACACTTGGTAAGTGTACTTATTTTGCACACTTTACCTGTGCACTTAACTTGTCCACTTATTGTGCTCACTAAACTTGCACACTTTGCTTGTGTACTTCAGTGCACTTAAATGGTTTACCTTGTACACTTAAACTGCACTCGTTGTGTGCACTTAGTTTGTGCACATAAGTGCACTTAACTTGTTTAACTTGCACACTTGACATGTGCACTAAATTGTGCAAGTGCACCTAATTGTTGTGGCCTTTGCATACACAGTATTTATATGTTCCATGTTATAACACTTTAATGACATGTCCAGTTACATTATTGCACTATAGCTTTTAATATGGTTGGGAAAAACACATGTTAGGAGCATACATTGTGTTTAAGCAGCTACTGTATGTGTTATTAATGGGGTTTTTTTCACTCAGCCGTCTGCTTGTCATCAGGACACAGCCCTGGAACAGGAAGACAGATAAACATCAAAATAAATAGAAATGTCCCTTTTACCATAACATACATTTTGCGTGAgtatgaataaatgaatatatatatgtatgtatgtatgtatgtgtgtatgtatatgtttatttatgtgtatatatactgtatgcatgtatatatatatatgtgtgtctgtatatatatatatatatatacacacacacacacatacgcatacatacatattctaccgcttgttcctctggAGGTCGCGGGTGTCCTGGAGcctgtatacaggtatatatgtatatatatacactgtatatatattagggctgtgaatctttgggtgtcccacgatttcattcaatatcgattcttggggtcacgattcgattcaaaattgatttttttttcaattcaacacaattctcgattcaaaaacgattttcccccgattcaaaacgattctctattcattcaatacataggatttcagcaggatctaccccagtctgctgacatgcaagcagagtagtagttttttgtaaaaagcttttataattgtaaaggacaatgttttatcaactgattgcaataatgtaaaattaaattaaccaaaaatatgacttatattgtctttgtgaaaatattggacacagtgtgttgtcaagcttatgagatgcgatgcaagtgtaagccactgtgacactattgttctttttaattttttatgaatgtctaatgataatgtcaatgagggatttttaatcactgctatgttgaaattgtaactaatattaatactgttgttgaaaatattcatttttgtttcactacttctggtttgttctgtgtcgtgtttgtgtctcctctcaattgctctgtttattgcagttctgagtgttgctgggtcgggtttggttttggaattggattgcattgttatggtattgctgtgtattgttttgttggattgattaataaaaaaattaattaattaaaaataaataaattaatttaaaacaaatcgatattttaa
This genomic interval from Entelurus aequoreus isolate RoL-2023_Sb linkage group LG06, RoL_Eaeq_v1.1, whole genome shotgun sequence contains the following:
- the f2r gene encoding proteinase-activated receptor 1 isoform X1, encoding MATVHPSLLLLLVFDSLSSSTLGVMNASEPFLRTFSGHVLTEGDADDLDLSVLDGDDAGSGSESQLEAVRRHPGLHPPHHKHYFVSEEVKRFLQGCLSTAFVPAVYTVVFVVSVPLNLLAAAIFLHPVRPRKPAVIYMLNLASADLLFGLLLPFKVAYRYHGNNWTYGAFMCRVVTAAFYCNMYCSVLLMACIGLDRLLAVVYPMKSLTWRSPQTAWATCAAVWLLAVAGAVPLLATVQTAHLPQLRITTCHDVQDAIELQSYYRYFFPVYSSVFFFIPLVLTAACYVRIIHALAAANIENRSKKTRAVVMAAIVLVVFVVCFTPANVILMIHYVDVAHAFSGDASYRAYLLATCAGSLSCCLDPMLYYFGSSQCRKRVVALFGRRRPHQNASSMRTESTRTSSRRDSSRPCKMEVGQSGSGGQTQYSMLDT
- the f2r gene encoding proteinase-activated receptor 1 isoform X2; amino-acid sequence: MNASEPFLRTFSGHVLTEGDADDLDLSVLDGDDAGSGSESQLEAVRRHPGLHPPHHKHYFVSEEVKRFLQGCLSTAFVPAVYTVVFVVSVPLNLLAAAIFLHPVRPRKPAVIYMLNLASADLLFGLLLPFKVAYRYHGNNWTYGAFMCRVVTAAFYCNMYCSVLLMACIGLDRLLAVVYPMKSLTWRSPQTAWATCAAVWLLAVAGAVPLLATVQTAHLPQLRITTCHDVQDAIELQSYYRYFFPVYSSVFFFIPLVLTAACYVRIIHALAAANIENRSKKTRAVVMAAIVLVVFVVCFTPANVILMIHYVDVAHAFSGDASYRAYLLATCAGSLSCCLDPMLYYFGSSQCRKRVVALFGRRRPHQNASSMRTESTRTSSRRDSSRPCKMEVGQSGSGGQTQYSMLDT